The Enterobacter oligotrophicus sequence TTTCGCGGGAGGCAGCGCCCAGCGGCATCGGCACGTGGAGCTGGTTCGCCACATCCAGTGCAATGCCCAGATCTTTATGCGCAAGGTCGATCATAAAGGCGGGTGAAAGATCGCCTTTCAGCACCTTGTTCGGCCATGACGTGGTGAAGTGGCCTTTGCCCGCAGGCGTACCGCTCATCACTTTCAGCGCCACATCGAAGGAGAGGCCGAGCGCTTCACATAGCACGGCCGTCTCCGCAGAAAGCGCATTCAGGGCAATGCTCATGTAGTTGTTGATAAGTTTCACGCGGATGCCCATGCCCGGCCCACCGGCGTTAATAAGTTCATTGCCCATTGCCATTAACACGGGCGTGGCGCGCTCAACCTGCTGCGCCGTGCCACCAGCCAGAAGGAGTAACGTTCCGGCGATGGCATGGTCCGATGTGCGCCCGACGGGCACATCCATCAGGCTGAACCCCTTTTCTGCCATTTCACGAATTAATACATCGGTCTGCAGCGGATGAATGGTGGACATATCAATCACCAGCGCGTCGCGGGATAACCCCTCGCAAACGCCGTGCTCGCCGAACAGTACGCTGCGTACCAGGTCACCGTTTGGCAGCATGGTGATCACGAATTCGGCATCCATTGCTACCTGTGCAGGTGTAGCTGCAGCTTGTGCGCCGCTCTCCACCAGCGCCTGGACCGCCTGAGGGTTCACATCGAAGACATGAAGCTGATGGCCCTGTTTCAACAGATTCTTCGCCATTGGCGCGCCCATCTGACCTAAACCGATAAATGCGATTGCTGACATGCTTCTCTCCTGTCATATCGTGTCAATTTTTGCGCGTTTGTGTTGTCTGTTTTTGATCGTATTTGTAATTTATAGTCAAAAAATTGACACGGGTCACTTTTTAAACATTTGGTGAAATTAAAATGAAGGCATCAGAAAACGCAGAAGGAATCACCATGACTCGCATCGTTTGTGTCGGTATTACCGTGCTGGATCGCATCTGGTATCTCGATGATTTACCGAAAGAAGGTGGAAAATATGTCGCAAAAAACTATACGGAAGTGGGCGGTGGCCCGGCGGCAACTGCGGCGGTGGCGGCAGCGAAACTGGGGGCTTCAGTGGATTTTATTGGCCGGGTGGGGGATGACGATACCGGCAGAAGACTTCTCGCGGAGCTGGAGCCCCTGGGGGTAAACACCCGCTATACGCGCGTATTTAAAGGTGCCCGCTCGTCACAATCTGCGGTGCTGGTGGACGCAAGCGGGGAGCGCGTCATTGCGAACTACCCGAGCCCCGATCTCCCTGCTGCGGCAGGCTGGCTGCATGAAATCGACTTCTCGCAATGGGATATTGTGTTAGCCGATGTGCGCTGGCACGACGGGGCAAAACAGGCGTTTACCCTTGCCCGCCAGCAGGGTGTGCAGACCTTACTTGATGCAGATATTACCCCACAGGATATTGGTGAACTTATTGCCTTAAGCGATCATGCGGCCTTTTCCGCCCCAGGTTTGCGTCGTCTCACTCAAGGGGATGATACAAAAGACGCACTGAAAAAAGCACAAACGCTCACAAATGGACACGTCTATGTCACGCAGGGCCGTGAAGGGTGCTTCTGGCTTGAGAATGGCGAACTTTGCCATCAGCCTGGCTATGCGGTGGAAGTCGTTGATACTACAGGGGCAGGCGATGTTTTCCACGGTGCGCTCGCGGTCAGCCTGGCGCAGCAGGCACCTGCAGCAGACGCCGTGCGTTTTGCCAGCGCCGTCGCAGCACTAAAATGTACGAAGCCCGGCGGGCGTGCGGGTATACCCGACTGTGATCAAACCCGCTCTTTTTTGTCACTTTTTGTATAAAATGCGGGGCGTGATGGTATTCAGAGGACAGCCCATGAGCCTTACCGAACTAACCGGCAACCCGCGACACGATCAACTGCTTACACTGATTGCTGAGCGTGGCTATATGAATATTGATGAACTGGCGCAACTGCTGGATGTCTCGACGCAAACGGTGCGCCGGGATATTCGCAAGCTGAGCGAACAGGGGCTGATAACGCGTCATCATGGTGGTGCGGGCAGGGCATCCAGCGTGGTCAATACGGCTTTTGAGCAGCGTGAAGTATCACTGACGGAAGAAAAACGGGCGATAGCCGAAGCCATTGCTGATTATATTCCTGATGGTTCAACGATTTTTATCACCATCGGAACCACCGTAGAGCATGTTGCAAGGGCGTTGCTTAACCATAATCATTTGCGCATCATCACCAACAGCCTGCGGGTGGCGCACATTCTATATAAGAATCCGCGCTTTGAAGTGATGGTGCCCGGCGGTACGCTGCGTCCGCATAATGGCGGTATTATTGGGCCAGCGGCGACGGCATTCGTCTCCGGCTTCCGGGCCGATTACCTGGTGACCAGCGTTGGGGCGATAGAGCACGACGGCGCGATGATGGAATTTGACGTTAATGAAGCCAGCGTGGTGAAAACCATGATGGCCCACTCGCGGCACATTTTACTGGCGGCCGATCATACGAAATACCACGCGTCTGCTGCCGTTGAAATTGGTAACGTGGCGCAGGCGACGGCACTGTTTACCGATGAACTTCCCGGCTCTGCGCTGCTAAACCATCTTAAATCCAGCAAGGTTGAAGTCGTTGAAGTGAATTCGACCGACGAACAGCAGGCTGTCTGACCCTTCTCACGGCCCGACATTCTGTCCGGGCCATTCCTTTCTCTAAGCTGAATCTGACGCATAGCCAAACCTTATCTTTCCCGCTACAGTTACTTTTCCACGGCGAAAAGGAGATAAACATGCTTTATATCTTTGACTTAGGAAATGTAATCGTCGATATCGATTTTAATCGGGTGCTGGGCGCATGGAGCGACTTTAGCCGTGTCCCGCTGGCGGCGTTAAAGCAGAGTTTCACCATGGGGGAGACCTTCCATCAGCATGAACGGGGTGAAATCAGCGACGAAGAATTCGCAGAACGCCTCTGCCATGAAATGGATCTGCCGTTAAGCTACGAGCAGTTTTCTCATGGCTGGCAGGCGGTATTTGTCGCGATCCGCCCTGAAGTTACCGACATCATGCAAAAACTGCGTGAGCAAGGTCACCGTGTGGTGGTGCTGTCCAATACCAACCGTCTGCACACCACCTTCTGGCCGGATGAGTACCCTGAAATAAAAGCGGCGGCCGATAAAATTTATCTCTCGCAGGAGATGGGTATGCGCAAGCCAGAGGCTCGCATTTATCAGGCGGTTCTGCAGGCGGAAGGATTCTCTGCGGCCGATGCGGTCTTTTTTGATGACAACGCCGATAATATAGAAGGAGCTAACCAGTTGGGTATCACGTCAATTCGGGTGACCGGAAAAGAGACGATACCGAACTATTTTGCGAAGCAGTTATGCTAAAAAACGTTCATCAAAAAGCCACTCACCATACGCGTCCGCTCAGGGCGTGGCTGAAACTGCTCTGGCATCGCATTGATGAGGACAACATGACGACACTGGCGGGGAATCTCGCCTATGTCTCGCTCCTTTCGCTGGTGCCGCTGGTGGCCGTTATCTTTGCTCTTTTTTCCGCGTTTCCGATGTTTGCGGATGTCAGCCTGCAGCTCCGTCACTTCGTTTTTGCGAACTTCATTCCCGCCACCGGCGACGTCATACAGAACTACATTGAACAGTTTGTTGCTAACTCCAGCAAGATGACGGCGGTAGGGGCATGTGGTCTTATCGTCACCGCGCTGCTGCTGATGTACTCCATCGACAGTGCGCTCAATACCATCTGGCGAAGCAAAAAAGTTCGTCCCAAAGTCTATTCCTTTGCCGTCTACTGGATGATTTTAACGCTCGGTCCGCTGCTGGCGGGGGCGAGCCTGGCTATCAGCTCATATCTTCTTTCTCTGCGCTGGGCGAGTGACTTAAACAGCGTCATTGATAACGTTCTGCGTATCTTCCCGCTGATTTTATCGTGGCTCTCGTTCTGGCTACTTTACAGCGTGGTGCCGACCACGCGCGTGCCCAACCGTGATGCCGTCGTTGGTGCGCTGGTGGCGGCACTCCTCTTTGAGCTGGGTAAAAAAGGCTTTGCCCTTTACATCACCATGTTCCCGTCGTATCAGCTGATTTACGGCGTGCTGGCGGTGATCCCCATTTTGTTTGTCTGGGTTTACTGGACCTGGTGTATCGTCTTGCTTGGTGCCGAAATAACTGTCACTCTCGGCGTATACCGCGAACTTAAAAAAGCAGCAGAAGCTGAAAAACAACAAGAAGCAGACCAACCATGATTGCATTAATTCAGCGCGTAACCCGTGCCAGCGTCACCGTGGAGGGCGAGGTGACGGGTGAAATTGGCCCAGGACTTTTGGTGTTGTTAGGTGTCGAAAAGGATGACGACGAACAGAAAGCCAACCGCTTGTGTGAACGCGTGCTGGGCTACCGTATCTTCAGCGATGCAGAAGGCAAGATGAACCTGAACGTTCAACAGGCGGGCGGCAGCGTGCTGGTGGTCTCCCAGTTTACGCTGGCAGCCGACACCGAGCGCGGCATGCGACCGAGTTTTTCTAAAGGTGCCGCGCCCGATCGCGCGGAAGCACTTTATGAGTATTTTGTTGAGCGTTGTCGCCAACAGGAAATGAATACGCAAACCGGACGATTCGCTGCAGATATGCAGGTTTCGCTGGTGAACGATGGCCCCGTCACATTCTGGCTCCAGGTATGAGCCAACTGGCGGCGCGGCCGCGGGTAACAAGAGAGAGTACAGCTATGTATCACCTTCGAGTACCGCAAACGGAAGAAGAGTTAGAGGCTTATTACCAGTTCCGCTGGGAAATGCTGCGCAAGCCGTTACATCAACCGAAAGGGTCTGAACGCGACGCCTGGGACGCGATGGCGCATCACCAGATGGTGGTGGATGAAGAGGGCAATCTCGTTGCCGTCGGGCGTCTGTATATCAATGCCGACAATGAAGCCTCTATTCGCTTTATGGCGGTTCACCCTTCCGTGCAGGACAAAGGACTGGGTACGCTGATGGCGATGACCCTGGAATCCGTCGCCCGTCAGGAAGGCGTAAAGCGCGTCACCTGTAGCGCACGTGAAGATGCGGTAGAGTTCTTCTCTAAACTCGGTTTTGTTAATCAGGGTGAAATTACTGCGCCATTAACCACGCCGATTCGTCACTTTTTGATGATTAAACCCATCGCCACGCTGGATGACATTTTGCATCGCGCTGACTGGTGCGGTCAGCTGCAACAGGCGTGGTATGAGCATATTCCGCTCAGTGAAAAGATGGGCGTGCGTATTCAGCAGTACACCGG is a genomic window containing:
- the yihU gene encoding sulfolactaldehyde 3-reductase gives rise to the protein MSAIAFIGLGQMGAPMAKNLLKQGHQLHVFDVNPQAVQALVESGAQAAATPAQVAMDAEFVITMLPNGDLVRSVLFGEHGVCEGLSRDALVIDMSTIHPLQTDVLIREMAEKGFSLMDVPVGRTSDHAIAGTLLLLAGGTAQQVERATPVLMAMGNELINAGGPGMGIRVKLINNYMSIALNALSAETAVLCEALGLSFDVALKVMSGTPAGKGHFTTSWPNKVLKGDLSPAFMIDLAHKDLGIALDVANQLHVPMPLGAASREIYNQARAAGRGREDWTAILEQVRASAGLKKTH
- a CDS encoding sugar kinase, whose amino-acid sequence is MTRIVCVGITVLDRIWYLDDLPKEGGKYVAKNYTEVGGGPAATAAVAAAKLGASVDFIGRVGDDDTGRRLLAELEPLGVNTRYTRVFKGARSSQSAVLVDASGERVIANYPSPDLPAAAGWLHEIDFSQWDIVLADVRWHDGAKQAFTLARQQGVQTLLDADITPQDIGELIALSDHAAFSAPGLRRLTQGDDTKDALKKAQTLTNGHVYVTQGREGCFWLENGELCHQPGYAVEVVDTTGAGDVFHGALAVSLAQQAPAADAVRFASAVAALKCTKPGGRAGIPDCDQTRSFLSLFV
- a CDS encoding DeoR/GlpR family DNA-binding transcription regulator, with the protein product MSLTELTGNPRHDQLLTLIAERGYMNIDELAQLLDVSTQTVRRDIRKLSEQGLITRHHGGAGRASSVVNTAFEQREVSLTEEKRAIAEAIADYIPDGSTIFITIGTTVEHVARALLNHNHLRIITNSLRVAHILYKNPRFEVMVPGGTLRPHNGGIIGPAATAFVSGFRADYLVTSVGAIEHDGAMMEFDVNEASVVKTMMAHSRHILLAADHTKYHASAAVEIGNVAQATALFTDELPGSALLNHLKSSKVEVVEVNSTDEQQAV
- the yihX gene encoding glucose-1-phosphatase, encoding MLYIFDLGNVIVDIDFNRVLGAWSDFSRVPLAALKQSFTMGETFHQHERGEISDEEFAERLCHEMDLPLSYEQFSHGWQAVFVAIRPEVTDIMQKLREQGHRVVVLSNTNRLHTTFWPDEYPEIKAAADKIYLSQEMGMRKPEARIYQAVLQAEGFSAADAVFFDDNADNIEGANQLGITSIRVTGKETIPNYFAKQLC
- a CDS encoding virulence factor BrkB family protein, whose amino-acid sequence is MLKNVHQKATHHTRPLRAWLKLLWHRIDEDNMTTLAGNLAYVSLLSLVPLVAVIFALFSAFPMFADVSLQLRHFVFANFIPATGDVIQNYIEQFVANSSKMTAVGACGLIVTALLLMYSIDSALNTIWRSKKVRPKVYSFAVYWMILTLGPLLAGASLAISSYLLSLRWASDLNSVIDNVLRIFPLILSWLSFWLLYSVVPTTRVPNRDAVVGALVAALLFELGKKGFALYITMFPSYQLIYGVLAVIPILFVWVYWTWCIVLLGAEITVTLGVYRELKKAAEAEKQQEADQP
- the dtd gene encoding D-aminoacyl-tRNA deacylase — protein: MIALIQRVTRASVTVEGEVTGEIGPGLLVLLGVEKDDDEQKANRLCERVLGYRIFSDAEGKMNLNVQQAGGSVLVVSQFTLAADTERGMRPSFSKGAAPDRAEALYEYFVERCRQQEMNTQTGRFAADMQVSLVNDGPVTFWLQV
- the fabY gene encoding fatty acid biosynthesis protein FabY; translated protein: MYHLRVPQTEEELEAYYQFRWEMLRKPLHQPKGSERDAWDAMAHHQMVVDEEGNLVAVGRLYINADNEASIRFMAVHPSVQDKGLGTLMAMTLESVARQEGVKRVTCSAREDAVEFFSKLGFVNQGEITAPLTTPIRHFLMIKPIATLDDILHRADWCGQLQQAWYEHIPLSEKMGVRIQQYTGQKFITTMPEVGNQNPHHTLFAGSLFSLATLTGWGLIWLMLRERHLGGTIILADAHIRYSAPISGKPSAVADLGALGGDLDRLARGRKARVQMQVELFGDETPGAVFEGTYIVLPAKPYGAYEEGGNEEE